A single Rhodoligotrophos defluvii DNA region contains:
- a CDS encoding MFS transporter yields the protein MAAVTCKQGRPMSRTFSQPESLWSRVEIIIIAGCVISAIGFGIRASFGLFTLPVTEFYGWDRATFGMAMAIQNLVWGMAQPIAGGLADRYGTARVLAAGAIIYAAGLVAMSLPQNAPLFMLSAGVLVGIGIATCSFAIVMAAFSRKVGPERRSWAFGIATSAGSLGQFLFAPLGQAFISAYGWETALVLLAACVLICVPLAAILRTPPADPNAQPREAETTLPLFQALSRALAHRSYVLLTTGFFVCGFQLAFMTTHMPPYLVEGGINPTTASTAIALVGLFNVVGSYMAGVLANRHSKPYILALIYAGRGVATLVFLLLPLTGASSLIYGAVMGLLWLSTVPPTAGLVAVMFGTRYMGMLYGVVFLSHQIGSFFGVWLGGLLYDIFGSYGPVWWMSVALCFIAALINLPVRENAAPNFGRAVPQT from the coding sequence ATGGCAGCGGTGACGTGTAAACAAGGACGGCCTATGTCTCGCACATTTTCGCAGCCGGAGTCGCTCTGGTCACGGGTTGAAATCATCATCATCGCCGGGTGTGTGATCTCCGCGATCGGCTTCGGCATTCGCGCAAGCTTCGGCCTGTTCACCCTGCCCGTCACCGAGTTCTATGGCTGGGACCGGGCGACCTTCGGCATGGCCATGGCCATTCAGAACCTGGTCTGGGGCATGGCGCAGCCCATCGCCGGCGGCCTGGCCGACCGCTACGGCACCGCCCGCGTGCTGGCGGCCGGCGCCATCATTTACGCGGCCGGGCTCGTCGCCATGTCCCTGCCCCAGAATGCACCGTTGTTCATGCTGAGCGCGGGCGTGCTGGTCGGCATAGGCATCGCCACCTGCTCCTTCGCCATCGTCATGGCGGCGTTCTCCCGCAAGGTCGGGCCGGAGCGGCGCTCCTGGGCCTTCGGCATCGCCACCTCCGCCGGCTCACTGGGCCAGTTCCTGTTCGCACCGCTGGGCCAGGCCTTCATCAGCGCCTATGGCTGGGAAACCGCGCTCGTGCTGCTTGCAGCCTGCGTGCTGATCTGCGTGCCGCTCGCCGCAATCCTGCGCACGCCGCCCGCCGATCCCAATGCCCAGCCGCGCGAAGCCGAAACCACCCTGCCCCTGTTCCAAGCGCTCAGCCGGGCGCTCGCTCACCGCAGCTACGTGCTGCTGACCACCGGTTTCTTCGTCTGCGGTTTCCAGCTCGCCTTCATGACCACCCACATGCCGCCTTATCTGGTCGAAGGCGGCATCAACCCGACGACCGCCAGCACCGCCATCGCCCTGGTGGGCCTGTTCAACGTGGTCGGGTCCTACATGGCCGGCGTGCTGGCGAACCGCCATTCCAAGCCCTATATCCTCGCCCTCATCTATGCCGGCCGTGGCGTCGCCACGCTCGTTTTCCTGCTTCTGCCCCTCACCGGCGCGTCGTCCTTGATCTATGGGGCGGTCATGGGCCTGCTATGGCTCTCCACCGTGCCCCCCACAGCCGGGCTGGTCGCGGTCATGTTCGGCACCCGCTACATGGGCATGCTCTATGGGGTCGTGTTCCTCAGCCACCAGATCGGCTCGTTCTTCGGGGTCTGGCTGGGCGGACTGCTTTATGACATTTTTGGCTCCTACGGGCCGGTGTGGTGGATGAGCGTGGCCCTTTGTTTCATAGCGGCCCTGATCAACCTGCCGGTGCGGGAGAACGCGGCGCCGAATTTCGGTCGGGCGGTGCCGCAGACCTGA
- the purB gene encoding adenylosuccinate lyase: protein MIPRYTRPEMALIWSPQTKFQIWFEIEAHALDAMAELGLVPKETAKTLWEKARGVRFDVERIDEIEREVKHDVIAFLTHLAEIVGPEARFVHQGMTSSDVLDTCLNVQLVKATDLLLADLDGLLAALQRRAIEHKYTPVIGRSHGIHAEPTTFGIKLATFHAEFARARARLTRAREEVATCAISGAVGTFANIDPRVEAHVAKAMGLKPEPVSTQVIPRDRHAMYFATLGVIASSVERLATEVRHMQRTEVLEAEEYFSAGQKGSSAMPHKRNPVLTENLTGLARLIRSAVVPAMENVALWHERDISHSSVERGIAPDATVHLDFALARLTNVVDKLVVYPENMQRNLDQLGGLIHSQRVLLALIAAGAQREDAYRMVQRNAMPVWRGEGNFLDLLKKDPEVSALLSESALEEQFDLDYHLKHVDTIFARVFGE from the coding sequence ATGATCCCCCGTTACACGCGCCCCGAAATGGCTTTGATCTGGTCACCCCAGACCAAGTTTCAAATCTGGTTCGAGATTGAAGCCCATGCGCTCGACGCCATGGCGGAGCTCGGCTTGGTGCCGAAGGAGACAGCCAAAACCCTGTGGGAGAAAGCGCGCGGGGTGCGGTTCGACGTGGAGCGCATCGACGAGATCGAGCGCGAGGTGAAGCACGATGTCATCGCCTTCCTCACCCACCTCGCGGAGATCGTCGGACCGGAAGCCCGCTTCGTTCACCAGGGCATGACCTCGTCCGACGTGCTCGACACCTGCCTGAATGTGCAGCTGGTCAAGGCGACCGACCTGTTACTGGCTGATCTCGACGGCCTGCTTGCGGCCCTTCAGCGCCGTGCCATCGAGCACAAGTACACCCCGGTGATCGGCCGCAGCCATGGCATCCATGCCGAACCGACCACCTTCGGTATCAAGCTCGCCACCTTCCATGCGGAGTTTGCCCGCGCCCGCGCGCGGCTGACCCGTGCCAGAGAGGAGGTGGCGACCTGCGCCATCTCCGGCGCGGTCGGCACCTTCGCCAATATAGACCCCCGCGTTGAAGCCCACGTGGCCAAAGCCATGGGCCTGAAGCCCGAACCCGTATCGACCCAGGTGATCCCGCGCGACCGGCACGCCATGTACTTCGCCACGCTTGGTGTGATCGCCAGTTCGGTCGAGCGCCTGGCAACCGAAGTCCGCCACATGCAGCGCACCGAGGTGCTCGAGGCGGAGGAGTATTTCTCCGCTGGCCAGAAGGGCTCCTCCGCCATGCCGCACAAGCGCAACCCGGTGCTGACCGAAAACCTCACCGGCCTTGCCCGCCTCATTCGGTCGGCCGTTGTGCCAGCCATGGAGAACGTGGCCCTCTGGCACGAACGCGACATCTCCCATTCCTCTGTCGAACGGGGCATCGCACCAGATGCCACCGTGCATCTGGACTTCGCCCTCGCTCGCCTCACCAACGTGGTGGACAAGCTGGTGGTCTATCCCGAGAACATGCAGCGCAATCTGGACCAGCTGGGTGGCCTCATCCATTCGCAACGGGTGCTCCTGGCCCTCATTGCCGCGGGCGCCCAGCGCGAGGACGCCTATCGCATGGTCCAGCGCAACGCCATGCCGGTCTGGCGTGGGGAAGGAAACTTCCTCGACCTCCTCAAGAAAGACCCGGAAGTCTCGGCATTGCTGAGCGAATCAGCCCTCGAGGAGCAGTTCGACCTGGATTACCACCTGAAGCATGTGGACACGATCTTCGCCCGCGTCTTCGGCGAATAG
- a CDS encoding DUF4340 domain-containing protein, translated as MITPRVVVGLLVAAIVSLTAAAWSYSSNHQWTALDAGGEAMLPGLDQRLGDVAAIEVKDPAGAITLKRDGSVWRIANQDGYPADTQRVHALLITLAELKRIEPKTDRPDRYGVLGVGAPDKPDTEGAGTLVTLKAQDDATLAALIVGSLRAQRLGERGAPGVSGTYVRMPDQAQSWLVSQDVEVSSRLDRWVSTNVLGLRRDQIAEAVITPAGQPPMMLKRKGSAEGEQTFTIENLPANRQPKSSSGPMLAATDFAGLSFDAVRKLQDEGGSPASTVALATTDGMRLKLVLTKSGDESWLAVTQLAPGENKDASSALVRRTQGWQFRLSDAAAKPFFPSLNDLTEARPAPNPEATPPEAAPPSQPAPSQAE; from the coding sequence ATGATCACGCCGCGAGTGGTCGTAGGCCTGCTGGTTGCGGCAATCGTTTCGTTGACGGCGGCTGCCTGGTCCTATTCCAGCAACCACCAATGGACCGCCCTCGATGCGGGCGGCGAGGCCATGCTGCCGGGTCTCGATCAGCGGCTGGGCGATGTGGCCGCCATAGAGGTGAAGGACCCCGCAGGTGCCATCACGCTGAAGCGGGATGGCAGCGTATGGCGCATCGCCAACCAGGACGGCTACCCCGCCGACACCCAGCGGGTCCATGCGTTGTTGATCACCCTTGCCGAGCTCAAGCGCATCGAACCCAAGACCGACCGGCCGGATCGCTACGGCGTGCTTGGGGTCGGCGCGCCGGACAAGCCGGATACCGAGGGCGCGGGCACGTTGGTCACGCTTAAGGCGCAGGATGACGCGACGCTGGCCGCGCTGATCGTCGGCAGCTTGCGCGCGCAACGGCTGGGCGAGCGCGGCGCCCCAGGCGTCAGCGGCACTTATGTGCGCATGCCTGATCAGGCGCAGAGCTGGCTCGTATCTCAGGATGTCGAAGTTTCCAGCCGGCTCGATCGCTGGGTCAGCACCAATGTTCTCGGCCTACGCCGCGATCAGATCGCGGAGGCGGTGATCACTCCGGCTGGCCAGCCGCCCATGATGTTGAAGCGAAAGGGCAGTGCGGAGGGCGAGCAGACATTCACCATCGAGAATCTGCCTGCGAATCGACAGCCGAAGAGCAGCTCCGGGCCGATGCTGGCGGCAACCGACTTTGCCGGGCTTTCCTTCGATGCAGTGCGCAAGCTGCAGGACGAAGGAGGTTCCCCGGCTTCGACCGTTGCGCTCGCGACCACCGACGGCATGAGGCTCAAGCTGGTGCTGACCAAATCGGGCGACGAGAGCTGGCTCGCGGTGACGCAACTTGCGCCGGGCGAGAACAAGGACGCCTCCTCAGCACTTGTTCGGCGCACGCAGGGCTGGCAGTTCCGCTTGAGCGATGCCGCGGCCAAGCCGTTCTTTCCCAGCTTGAACGACCTGACCGAGGCGCGGCCTGCCCCCAACCCTGAGGCTACACCTCCAGAGGCTGCGCCTCCTTCGCAGCCGGCGCCGTCGCAGGCCGAATAA
- the purS gene encoding phosphoribosylformylglycinamidine synthase subunit PurS → MKAKVTITLKRGVLDPQGKAIEKALHTLGFGTVGGVRQGKFIELDVAASDEAQARAELQAMCERLLANTVIEDYHIELAG, encoded by the coding sequence ATGAAGGCGAAAGTTACCATTACCCTGAAGCGCGGCGTGCTCGACCCCCAGGGCAAGGCCATCGAGAAGGCGCTGCACACGCTGGGTTTCGGCACGGTCGGCGGCGTGCGCCAGGGCAAGTTCATCGAGCTCGACGTGGCCGCCAGCGACGAAGCGCAGGCCCGCGCCGAGTTGCAAGCCATGTGCGAGCGGCTGCTGGCGAACACGGTGATCGAGGACTATCACATCGAGCTGGCAGGTTAA
- a CDS encoding BolA family protein: MAMDAKQIERLIKDALPDAKIEIRDLAGDGDHYAATVVSRAFKGKTRVQQHQLVYQALRGAMGNQLHALALQTSAPDD; encoded by the coding sequence ATGGCAATGGATGCAAAGCAGATCGAGCGCCTGATCAAGGATGCGCTGCCGGACGCCAAGATCGAGATCCGCGATCTCGCCGGCGACGGCGACCACTACGCGGCGACGGTCGTGTCGCGCGCCTTCAAGGGCAAGACGCGGGTTCAGCAGCACCAGCTCGTGTATCAGGCCCTGCGCGGTGCCATGGGCAACCAGCTGCATGCGCTTGCCCTGCAGACCTCCGCCCCGGACGATTGA
- the purC gene encoding phosphoribosylaminoimidazolesuccinocarboxamide synthase has product MNKNRRRVYEGKAKILYEGPEPGTLVQHFKDDATAFNKQKHQIIEGKGVINNRISEFVFNRLNEIGVPTHFIRRLNMREQLIREVEIIPLEVVVRNVAAGSLSKRLGLEEGAALPRSIIEFYYKSDELQDPLVSEEHITAFGWATPQELDDIMALALRVNDFLSGLFLGIGIRLVDFKMEFGRLYEGEMVRVVVADEISPDSCRLWDVQTNEKLDKDRFRRDLGGLVEAYQEVARRLGILTEQDQRERKRPVLVKTDR; this is encoded by the coding sequence ATGAACAAGAACCGTCGCCGTGTCTATGAAGGCAAGGCGAAGATTCTCTATGAAGGTCCAGAGCCAGGCACCCTCGTGCAGCATTTCAAGGACGACGCCACCGCCTTCAACAAGCAGAAGCACCAGATTATCGAGGGCAAAGGGGTCATCAACAATCGGATCTCCGAGTTTGTCTTCAACAGGCTGAACGAGATCGGCGTCCCCACTCATTTCATTCGCCGGTTGAACATGCGCGAGCAGCTGATCCGCGAGGTGGAGATCATCCCGCTCGAGGTGGTGGTGCGCAATGTTGCCGCAGGTTCGCTGTCGAAGCGGCTCGGCCTCGAGGAAGGCGCGGCCCTGCCCCGCTCCATCATCGAGTTCTACTACAAGTCGGACGAGCTGCAGGACCCGCTGGTTTCTGAAGAGCACATCACCGCGTTCGGCTGGGCGACGCCCCAGGAGCTCGACGACATCATGGCTCTCGCGCTGCGGGTCAATGACTTCCTGTCCGGCCTGTTCCTCGGCATCGGCATCCGTCTGGTGGACTTCAAGATGGAGTTCGGCCGGCTGTATGAGGGCGAGATGGTGCGGGTCGTGGTGGCCGACGAGATCAGCCCCGATTCGTGCCGGCTGTGGGACGTGCAGACCAACGAGAAGCTTGACAAGGACCGGTTCCGCCGTGATCTCGGTGGCCTGGTGGAGGCCTATCAGGAGGTGGCGCGCCGCCTCGGCATTCTGACCGAACAGGACCAGCGCGAACGCAAGCGGCCGGTTCTGGTCAAGACCGATCGCTAG
- a CDS encoding DUF1476 domain-containing protein yields MTTFDKREQGFERKYVLDEELQFKATARRNKMLGLWAAEKLGLSGDAAEEYAKSVVAADFQEAGDDDVFRKIRGDFDAKNVQQSDHQIRRTMDELLQQATEQVRSEAK; encoded by the coding sequence ATGACCACATTTGATAAGCGCGAACAAGGCTTTGAGCGGAAATACGTCCTCGATGAGGAGCTGCAGTTCAAGGCAACCGCCCGGCGCAACAAGATGCTGGGGCTTTGGGCTGCCGAAAAGCTGGGGCTCTCAGGGGATGCGGCGGAGGAATACGCCAAGAGCGTCGTTGCCGCCGATTTCCAAGAGGCTGGCGACGACGACGTCTTCCGCAAGATCCGCGGTGACTTCGATGCGAAAAACGTGCAGCAGTCGGATCACCAGATCCGCCGGACCATGGACGAGCTGCTGCAACAGGCGACCGAGCAGGTGCGGTCCGAAGCAAAATAG
- a CDS encoding HpcH/HpaI aldolase family protein: protein MSRASLVERLRGSELLLSSWSTVPDPLVAETLARDRWDACTIDLQHGMMGYAEARAMVMAITGVGKPAMARLPLDGLSMAARMLDIGVEGIIAPMINCAADVAALVDALRYPPDGNRSWGAYRAMAVGGLGREAYLAEANRRVALFAMIETREAVANLETIAATPGLAGLFVGPSDLTISMTQGRTYEPDGEPDVLEAMREVVAVAKAHGLCPGIFTPNAQQAALRIAYGFRFVTVGSDLAFMAAGSASALNTLRQSN from the coding sequence ATGAGTAGGGCAAGCTTGGTCGAGCGATTGCGCGGCAGTGAACTGCTGCTTTCCTCGTGGTCCACGGTGCCGGATCCCTTGGTGGCCGAAACGCTGGCTCGTGACCGGTGGGATGCCTGCACCATAGACCTCCAGCACGGCATGATGGGCTATGCGGAGGCCCGCGCCATGGTGATGGCCATCACCGGCGTGGGGAAGCCCGCCATGGCGCGGCTGCCCCTCGACGGGCTCAGCATGGCCGCGCGGATGCTGGATATCGGGGTCGAGGGCATCATCGCCCCGATGATCAACTGCGCGGCCGACGTGGCTGCTCTCGTCGACGCGCTGCGCTACCCACCCGACGGCAACCGCAGCTGGGGCGCCTATAGGGCCATGGCGGTGGGCGGCCTGGGCAGGGAAGCCTATCTGGCCGAGGCCAACCGGCGCGTCGCGCTGTTCGCCATGATCGAGACCCGGGAAGCCGTTGCGAATCTCGAAACCATAGCCGCAACGCCCGGCCTTGCCGGCCTCTTCGTCGGACCGAGTGACCTCACTATATCCATGACCCAGGGCCGGACCTACGAGCCGGATGGCGAGCCTGATGTGCTTGAAGCAATGCGCGAGGTTGTGGCGGTCGCCAAGGCCCATGGCCTTTGCCCCGGCATCTTCACCCCGAATGCGCAGCAGGCGGCCCTGAGAATTGCCTACGGGTTCCGCTTCGTGACGGTGGGCAGCGATCTCGCGTTCATGGCGGCGGGCAGTGCATCAGCCCTGAACACGCTGCGGCAGAGCAACTGA
- the purL gene encoding phosphoribosylformylglycinamidine synthase subunit PurL, translating to MTANDVTITPELVAEHGLKPDEYARIIRLIGREPSLTELGIFSAMWNEHCSYKSSKRWLRTLPTKGPRVIQGPGENAGVVDIGDGLACIFKMESHNHPSFIEPYQGAATGVGGILRDVFTMGARPIATLNALRFGDPEHPRTRHLVAGVVAGIGGYGNSFGVPTVGGEVNFHPRYNGNILVNAMAVGIARTDRIFYSKASGVGMPIVYLGSKTGRDGIHGASMASAEFDEDAEAKRPTVQVGDPFSEKLLLEACLELMERDAIIAIQDMGAAGLTCSAVEMGAKGDLGVELDLDKVPCRESGMTAYEMMLSESQERMLMVLKPEKEAEAEAIFRKWGLDFAVIGRTTDDLRFRVLHGGQLMADLPIKDLGDQAPEYDRPWDDVIPPAPLADGEVPPPNDFGRAICKIIGAPDMCSRRWVWEQYDHLILGNTQQKPGGDAAVVRIDDGPKGLAMSVDVTPRYCEANAYEGGKQAVAECWRNLTAVGAEPIAVTDNLNFGNPERPEIMGQFVRAVNGIGDACRALDFPVVSGNVSLYNETNGRAILPTPAIGGIGLIDDLDRTASVPFKREGDIILLVGGHGRHLGQSIYLREVLGREEGPPPTVDLEAERRHGDFVRRLIRTGRITACHDISDGGLAAALAEMAIAGRLGARIAVPGEPHLALFGEDQARYVITCAEADANAILTDAATTDVPVERLGTVGGSALIVDGVANIPVRELIDAHEGWFPVYMDAPPGRA from the coding sequence ATGACCGCCAATGACGTGACCATCACGCCCGAGCTCGTCGCCGAGCACGGGCTCAAGCCGGATGAATATGCCCGTATCATCCGCCTCATCGGCCGCGAGCCGAGCCTGACCGAGCTCGGCATCTTCTCGGCCATGTGGAACGAGCATTGCTCGTACAAGTCGTCCAAGCGGTGGTTGCGCACCCTGCCCACCAAGGGGCCACGGGTGATCCAGGGGCCGGGCGAGAATGCTGGCGTCGTCGATATCGGCGACGGGCTCGCCTGCATCTTCAAGATGGAAAGCCATAATCACCCCTCCTTCATCGAGCCGTATCAGGGCGCGGCGACGGGCGTGGGCGGCATTCTGCGCGATGTGTTTACCATGGGCGCGCGGCCGATCGCGACGCTGAACGCCTTGCGCTTCGGCGATCCCGAACATCCCCGCACGCGCCACCTGGTGGCGGGCGTGGTGGCGGGCATCGGCGGCTATGGCAATTCGTTTGGCGTGCCGACGGTTGGCGGCGAGGTCAATTTCCACCCGCGCTATAACGGCAACATCCTCGTCAATGCCATGGCGGTGGGCATCGCCCGCACCGACCGGATCTTCTATTCGAAGGCTTCCGGCGTGGGCATGCCCATCGTCTATCTCGGCTCCAAGACGGGCCGCGACGGCATCCATGGCGCCTCCATGGCCTCGGCCGAGTTCGACGAGGATGCCGAGGCCAAGCGGCCGACGGTCCAGGTGGGTGATCCCTTCTCCGAGAAGCTGCTGCTCGAAGCCTGCCTCGAGCTCATGGAGCGCGACGCCATCATTGCCATCCAGGACATGGGGGCCGCCGGCCTCACCTGCTCGGCCGTCGAGATGGGCGCCAAGGGCGACCTCGGCGTCGAGCTTGACCTCGACAAAGTGCCCTGCCGCGAATCAGGCATGACCGCCTATGAGATGATGCTGTCGGAAAGCCAGGAGCGCATGCTCATGGTGCTGAAGCCCGAGAAGGAGGCGGAGGCCGAGGCGATCTTCCGCAAGTGGGGCCTCGATTTCGCCGTCATTGGCCGCACCACCGACGACCTCCGGTTCCGCGTGCTGCATGGCGGGCAGCTCATGGCGGACCTGCCCATCAAGGACCTGGGCGATCAGGCGCCGGAATACGACCGGCCGTGGGACGATGTCATCCCGCCCGCGCCTTTGGCCGATGGCGAAGTGCCGCCCCCCAACGATTTCGGCCGAGCGATCTGCAAGATCATCGGCGCGCCCGACATGTGCTCGAGGCGCTGGGTGTGGGAGCAATATGATCACCTGATCCTCGGCAACACCCAGCAGAAGCCGGGCGGCGACGCCGCCGTGGTGCGCATCGATGATGGTCCCAAGGGCCTCGCCATGTCGGTGGATGTGACGCCGCGCTATTGCGAGGCCAATGCCTACGAGGGTGGCAAGCAGGCCGTGGCGGAATGCTGGCGCAATCTGACCGCCGTGGGCGCCGAGCCGATCGCGGTCACCGACAACCTGAATTTCGGCAATCCCGAGCGCCCGGAGATCATGGGCCAGTTCGTGCGCGCCGTTAACGGCATCGGGGACGCCTGCCGGGCGCTGGATTTCCCCGTCGTCTCCGGCAATGTCTCGCTTTACAACGAAACCAACGGCCGCGCCATTCTGCCCACACCCGCCATTGGCGGCATCGGCCTGATCGACGATCTCGACCGGACGGCCAGCGTGCCGTTCAAGCGCGAGGGCGACATCATCCTGCTGGTGGGCGGGCATGGCCGCCACCTCGGCCAGTCCATTTACTTGCGCGAGGTGCTGGGCCGCGAGGAAGGTCCGCCGCCCACGGTGGACCTCGAAGCGGAGCGGCGCCATGGCGACTTCGTCCGCAGGCTGATTCGGACGGGCAGGATCACCGCCTGCCATGATATCTCCGATGGCGGGCTTGCCGCAGCGCTCGCGGAAATGGCGATCGCCGGCCGGCTCGGCGCACGGATCGCGGTGCCCGGCGAGCCCCACCTCGCTCTGTTCGGCGAGGACCAGGCCCGCTATGTCATCACTTGCGCCGAAGCTGACGCTAATGCGATCCTGACAGATGCGGCGACTACGGACGTTCCGGTCGAACGGCTAGGCACGGTTGGCGGCAGCGCTCTGATCGTGGATGGTGTGGCCAATATTCCGGTGCGGGAGCTGATCGATGCCCACGAGGGCTGGTTCCCCGTCTATATGGATGCACCGCCCGGCCGGGCATGA
- the grxD gene encoding Grx4 family monothiol glutaredoxin encodes MSDVMQWIDQQVKSHDVVLFMKGTPDAPMCGFSGQVVQILDYLGVPYAGVNVLSSDDLRNGIKAYSDWPTIPQLYVKGEFIGGCDIVREMFQKGELQELLKENNIVAEQQSA; translated from the coding sequence ATGAGCGATGTCATGCAGTGGATTGACCAGCAGGTGAAGTCGCACGACGTCGTGCTGTTCATGAAGGGAACACCCGATGCGCCCATGTGCGGCTTCTCGGGCCAGGTTGTCCAGATCCTCGACTATCTCGGCGTGCCCTATGCCGGGGTGAACGTGCTCTCCTCCGACGATCTGCGCAACGGCATCAAGGCCTATTCCGACTGGCCCACCATTCCCCAGCTCTATGTGAAGGGGGAGTTCATCGGCGGCTGCGACATCGTCCGCGAGATGTTCCAGAAGGGCGAGCTGCAGGAGCTTTTGAAGGAAAACAACATCGTCGCCGAGCAGCAGAGCGCCTGA
- the purQ gene encoding phosphoribosylformylglycinamidine synthase subunit PurQ, whose protein sequence is MKSAVVVFPGSNRERDMIVALRKIHGSAPDLVWHGDTTLPDVDLVVLPGGFAYGDYLRCGAIAARSPIMADIIAKADRGLRVLGVCNGFQILTECGLLPGALMRNASLRFNCKLVHLRVDNIETDFTRRFAKGQVVRCPVAHGDGNYFADAETLARLEGEGRVVFRYCDEHGNVTPDAAPNGSVNNIAGIMNARGNVVGLMPHPENFIEPLHGGTDCRPLFESLLDAA, encoded by the coding sequence ATGAAATCAGCCGTCGTCGTCTTCCCCGGTTCCAATCGCGAGCGCGACATGATCGTGGCGCTGCGCAAGATCCATGGCAGCGCGCCGGACCTCGTCTGGCATGGCGACACCACGCTGCCGGACGTGGACCTCGTCGTGCTGCCCGGCGGCTTCGCTTATGGCGACTATCTCCGCTGCGGGGCCATCGCCGCCCGCTCGCCGATCATGGCCGATATCATCGCCAAGGCAGACAGAGGGCTGCGGGTGCTGGGCGTCTGCAACGGGTTTCAGATCCTGACCGAATGCGGGCTGCTGCCGGGTGCGCTCATGCGCAATGCCTCGCTCCGGTTCAACTGCAAGCTCGTGCATCTGCGCGTCGACAATATTGAAACCGACTTCACCCGCCGCTTCGCCAAGGGCCAGGTGGTACGCTGCCCCGTGGCCCATGGCGATGGCAATTATTTCGCCGATGCCGAGACGCTCGCCCGCCTCGAGGGCGAGGGCCGCGTGGTGTTCCGCTACTGCGACGAGCATGGCAACGTCACGCCGGATGCGGCGCCCAATGGCTCGGTGAACAACATCGCCGGCATCATGAACGCGCGTGGCAACGTCGTTGGACTGATGCCGCATCCCGAAAACTTCATCGAGCCGCTGCATGGCGGCACCGATTGCCGCCCGCTGTTTGAAAGCCTGCTCGATGCCGCATGA